The Chloroflexota bacterium genome includes the window GTTCCAGGCGGGCGCCGAGGACATCGCGGGCGTCGTGCCGGGCAAGTCGGTCGCCGAGGGCGTGGCCACCGGCCGGCCGATCCGCCGCAAGGAGATCCTGTACGCGCTCCGCGAGACGGGCGGCGGGACGGCAATCGCCTCCGAAGAGGAGATCCTGGCCGCCCAGCGCGACCTTGCGCTGGAGGGGCTGTACGTCGAGCCGACGGGCGCCTTGACGCTGGCCGGCGCGCGAAATCTCCTCTCAAGCGGCCAGTTGCGAGCCGACGACGTCAACGTGGTGATGCTCGGCGGGAGCGGCCTCAAGGCCGGCAGCAAGTAGGGTACCGTTGAGCGGCAGGACGCTGCGTCGCACAAGGGGTACACATGCGAAAGAACCGTCTCCGTGAGCTGATCCGCGAGGGCAAGCCGAGCATCGGCACCCACGCCGCCATCGACGACCCGGCCATCATCGAGCTGATCGGTAACAGCGGCATGTTCGACTACGTGGAGTTCGTGGCCGAATACGGGGCCTACGACCTGCACAGCCTGGACAACATCGGACGGGCCATCGACCTGTTCCCGAACTTCAGCGGCATGATCAAGGTCGAGCAGGAGCCGCGCACCTTCGTGACGATCCGGGCCATCGGCGCGGGCATCCAGAACCTGCTCTTCGCGGACATCCGCACGCCGGCCGACGCCGCCGCCAGCGTCAGGGCCGTGCGCGCGGAAGCGCCCGGCTCGGGCGGCATCCACGGCGTCGGGATGCGCCGCGACGCCGGCTACGTGCTGGAGGTCGGCACGAAGCCCTGGATCAAGGCCCTGGACGAGGCGGTCATCTGCCTGATGATCGAGAAGAAGGAGTGCGTCGAGAACCTGGATGCCGTCCTCTCAGTGCCGGGCATCGACATGGTCCAGTTCGGCCCGTCCGACTACTCGATGAGCATCGGCGTGGCCGAGGAGTACCACGGCAAGCGACACGATGCGGTGGTCGAGGCTGAGAACTTCATCATCGAGACGGCGCTCAAGAAGGGGATTCGGCCGCGCGTCGAGCTGCTCAATCCCGCCGATGCCGCCCCGTACATCGAGAAGGGC containing:
- a CDS encoding 2,4-dihydroxyhept-2-ene-1,7-dioic acid aldolase, whose protein sequence is MRKNRLRELIREGKPSIGTHAAIDDPAIIELIGNSGMFDYVEFVAEYGAYDLHSLDNIGRAIDLFPNFSGMIKVEQEPRTFVTIRAIGAGIQNLLFADIRTPADAAASVRAVRAEAPGSGGIHGVGMRRDAGYVLEVGTKPWIKALDEAVICLMIEKKECVENLDAVLSVPGIDMVQFGPSDYSMSIGVAEEYHGKRHDAVVEAENFIIETALKKGIRPRVELLNPADAAPYIEKGVKDFCIGWDVVILHTYYKTAGAQMRGMLGLDVPDWPAGAPFRN